The Engystomops pustulosus chromosome 1, aEngPut4.maternal, whole genome shotgun sequence genome has a window encoding:
- the JCHAIN gene encoding immunoglobulin J chain, with amino-acid sequence MTREERMEQFNISKAAVLLLFAVYVTGQYYGGQDYVLIDNKCKCVKVTSRFVPSKEDPNEEILERNIQITIPLRSRMNISDPTSPLRTEFYYNLSNLCKKCDPVEIEIGGELVLVTQDECSKHEDDSCYTYDRNKCYTTDVTFKIDGKTMMKRVPLNEDSCYE; translated from the exons ATGACAAGGGAAGAAAGAATGGAGCAGTTCAATATATCAAAGGCAGCAGTTCTACTACTCTTTGCCGTATATGTAACAG GTCAATATTATGGTGGCCAAGACTATGTATTGATAGACAACAAGTGCAAGTGTGTCAAGGTGACCTCTAGATTTGTCCCATCAAAAGAAGACCCAAATGAAGAGATTCTAGAAAGAAATATTCAAATAAC GATTCCACTGAGGAGCCGAATGAACATTTCAGATCCAACTTCTCCATTAAGAACTGAATTTTATTACAATCTTTCAAATCT CTGCAAAAAATGTGACCCTGTGGAAATTGAGATTGGTGGTGAACTAGTTCTTGTTACTCAGGATGAATGCAGTAAACATGAAGATGATTCTTGTTATACATATGATAGAAACAAGTGCTACACAACTGACGTTACCTTCAAGATAGATGGAAAGACAATGATGAAGAGAGTACCTCTAAATGAAGATTCCTGCTATGAATAA